A genome region from Anopheles stephensi strain Indian chromosome 2, UCI_ANSTEP_V1.0, whole genome shotgun sequence includes the following:
- the LOC118508281 gene encoding solute carrier family 23 member 2, which produces MMDTEQQHAPCTPEPGNGKEGKARGADINYGIDDNPPWYFCIMMALQHYLTMIGAIVSIPFILTPALCMSDEDPARGTIISTMIFVTGLITYLQATWGCRLPIVQGGTISFLVPTLAILNLPQWKCPPAEVIDAMTESDRTELWQVRMRELSGAIAVAAVSQVVLGFSGLVGKLLRIITPLTIVPTVALVGITLFQHASETASKQWGIAVGTTAMLTLFSQVMSEVQFPGVAYRKGQGLRLIWFPLFKLFPVLLTIAIMWTVCGVLTATGVFPEGHPARTDVRLRVLQDAEWFRIPYPGQFGLPTISLAGVLGMLAGVIACTVESISYYPTISQMCAAPPPPLHAINRGIGIEGLGTVLAGLWGSGNGTNTFGENVGAIGVTKVGSRRVIQWAAFIMILQGVLNKFGAAFIMIPDPVVGGIFCVMFGMITAFGLAALQYVDLRSARNLYILGVSFFFPLVLCLWLQQHPGAIDTGNATVDSTLSVLLGTTILVGGVLGCALDNLIPGTPEERGLVAWSKEMALETDSGDGLPAGGIQMERNTFDFPYGMGLMRRWKWTRHVPFLPTYKMKL; this is translated from the exons ATGATGGACACCGAACAGCAGCATGCGCCGTGTACACCGGAGCCGGGCAATGGAAAAGAAGGCAAGGCTCGTGGTGCAGACATAAACTACGGCATCGACGACAATCCACCATGGTACTTCTGCATCATGATGGCGCTGCAG CACTACCTAACGATGATCGGTGCGATCGTCTCGATTCCCTTCATCCTAACGCCCGCGCTCTGCATGAGCGACGAAGATCCTGCCCGTGGCACCATCATTTCCACCATGATCTTCGTCACCGGACTGATCACATACCTGCAGGCAACCTGGGGCTGCCGGCTACCCATCGTCCAGGGTGGTACCATCTCCTTTCTCGTGCCCACGCTCGCCATCCTCAACCTACCCCAGTGGAAGTGTCCACCGGCCGAAGTAATAGACGCGATGACCGAGTCAGACCGTACCGAACTTTGGCAGGTGCGGATGCGTGAACTTTCCGGCGCCATTGCCGTAGCAGCCGTGTCGCAGGTTGTGCTCGGGTTCAGTGGACTCGTGGGCAAGTTGCTGCGCATCATCACACCACTGACGATCGTACCGACGGTGGCACTGGTGGGCATAACACTGTTCCAGCACGCGAGCGAAACAGCCTCCAAACAGTGGGGCATAGCGGTCGGAACCACCGCCATGTTGACGCTGTTCTCGCAGGTGATGTCCGAGGTACAGTTCCCCGGGGTCGCTTACCGGAAGGGTCAGGGATTGCGCTTGATCTGGTTCCCGCTGTTCAAACTGTTCCCTGTACTGCTCACGATCGCGATCATGTGGACGGTGTGTGGGGTGTTGACTGCGACCGGCGTTTTCCCCGAGGGACATCCGGCCCGTACCGATGTACGGTTGCGGGTGCTGCAGGATGCCGAATGGTTCCGCATACCGTACCCGGGCCAGTTCGGGTTGCCGACCATATCGTTGGCCGGTGTGCTGGGCATGTTGGCCGGTGTGATAGCCTGCACGGTGGAGTCGATCAGCTACTATCCGACGATCTCGCAGATGTGTGCggcaccaccgccgccgctgcACGCCATTAACCGGGGCATCGGTATTGAAGGACTCGGCACCGTGTTGGCAGGGCTGTGGGGATCCGGCAATGGGACGAACACGTTCGGGGAGAATGTGGGCGCGATCGGTGTCACCAAGGTGGGCAGCCGGCGGGTTATTCAGTGGGCCGCCTTCATCATGATTCTTCAGGGCGTCCTGAACAAGTTCGGTGCCGCCTTTATCATGATACCGGACCCGGTTGTCGGTGGCATCTTCTGCGTAATGTTCGGCATGATAACAGCGTTCGGACTGGCAGCGCTACAGTACGTGGATTTGCGTTCGGCCCGCAATCTCTACATACTGGGCGTATCGTTCTTCTTCCCGCTGGTGCTCTGTCTGTGGCTGCAGCAGCATCCGGGCGCGATCGACACAGGGAATGCAACGGTCGATTCGACACTCTCGGTACTGCTCGGCACGACCATTCTCGTTGGTGGTGTGTTGGGATGCGCACTGGACAACCTCATCCCTGGTACGCCCGAGGAACGTGGGCTGGTTGCTTGGTCGAAAGAGATGGCACTGGAAACGGACAGTGGGGATGGACTGCCGGCGGGCGGTATACAGATGGAACGGAACACGTTCGATTTCCCCTACGGAATGGGGTTGATGCGACG ATGGAAATGGACCCGACACGTACCGTTCCTTCCAACCTACAAGATGAAGCTTTGA
- the LOC118508286 gene encoding protein max, protein MRLHEDNQGRKLSTSEWYDNMSDDDRDIDIESDDGDDSDNTKSQSRSGAGSQFYSQAEKRAHHNALERKRRDHIKDSFTALRDSVPSLQGEKASRAQILKKAAEYIQFMRRKNNSHQHDIDDLRRQNNKLETEIRDLELARASGKYGGDGVDLGLSFQDGSRGSDSSDIDEVVPKNNNNNGMGARRNKKMKTNANY, encoded by the exons ATGCGCTTGCACGAGGATAACCAAGGCCGGAAGCTAAGCACTAGCGAGTGGTACGACAATATGAGCGATGATGACCGGGACATTGACATAGAAAGCGAT GATGGCGATGATTCGGACAACACAAAATCACAGTCCCGTTCCGGTGCTGGCAGTCAGTTCTACTCACAG GCCGAAAAACGCGCTCACCACAATGCCCTTGAACGGAAGCGGCGAGATCACATCAAGGACAGTTTCACCGCGCTGCGTGACTCGGTACCGTCGCTGCAGGGTGAGAAG GCTAGTCGCGCGCAGATACTGAAAAAGGCGGCCGAGTACATCCAGTTCATGCGGCGGAAGAACAACTCACACCAGCACGACATCGACGATCTGCGGCGACAAAACAATAAGCTCGAAACGGAAA TTCGCGACTTGGAGCTGGCGCGGGCTTCCGGCAAGTATGGCGGCGATGGAGTTGATTTGGGCCTATCGTTCCAGGACGGGTCACGCGGTTCGGACAGCTCCGACATCGACGAGGTGGTacccaaaaacaacaacaacaacgggaTGGGCGCGCGGCGAAACAAAAAGATGAAAACGAATGCCAACTACTAG
- the LOC118508282 gene encoding uncharacterized protein LOC118508282, with translation MAIPTARVLINDLENKEELYAVLQEELRKSGIKYRKEKTSKACNDKTKCKRIFKIPLHALELTDVMLASGGMVQIPLFVSNACQFILENVDTEGLFRKAGSTKRQQQIKAGLESGVPLGKSHHVIDVANIIKTFFRDLPEPLLPSGNVQEALIRCLLGGSDDKVHKLMMTCLLLPPITLNTLAYFMQFLQTVSKHAEKNRMTAENLAIILTPSIMPTAELVQQRFNSHVKVLQLLIENSQQIGLIPDAILYQLKDEGGGINLSTATNGVNDKKKKKRRSGSLTRMFNGFKKMVSAIGSSENLDKTDEKGENDQTLVVGTPCLSKSAKKRKVTEGIAFSAKKKKEVTSLLPDNHDLLPCTPLVIKEPKKSRLSLGGSKKPSKVVQRLLPTGSIPSIAEGKPMERRWSVVGAPWGRKKQNRNKHPDSESNKTDPKVEEEFETEPAGNSLLLTAGGRMSPVVSMPCLVSAEGLSSTVDKIDADETDGGGDDFLKIRRSEYEAIKKRMSDIESKLSKEFTALVGRDDVLLDNVEDKYRQTLEQTEPIEATCATTDQLAKRLSRELKIRQSGEHKVIRSPSARKIGTIRRRSREAVRLSRNQSWHVGNGARDLPAAPVTTGTVDLSFYPKAGVLKRGRPNTVQSGLKAPDPTSTLPMSGATVAMATVKQASKPPSPCAAATSAGGGNFTDEEKEEQWVNAESYFETHNVTDENASSVMDSTSEFLTPCKVLMEDYFKTPDKTSRRASLRSASKQQPQQPGSAFCTPNQLVSRIDVNIQGAAKTPMLPPVVPPRLKTPARTPKLPPRTPSSLLKSHITPLQEAQSGRASIARIRSQNAGMVMAKAKLFDGLVTNAGLDVPSAGGASSKRTPISNRRQSTKFRTTAITAAAPPSADTETAVHIRQIQKLRSSSAHYHGSVRSPRKSTPRKRTFTKSAHGGGINRREKLRQATKGGSAVSSAVGIPSKALLNSPRTIRRLQENVQEHLAAANVNVVCLSPNVKDMNSGNRSVTTTPHIRKQLLRSSPRRILAATPGRNNRMLPHGGGGDRYQTPLKATPLSRFAICTAPGFENSPERTSHPRAANVR, from the exons ATGGCAATTCCAACCGCCCGAGTGTTAATAAACGATCTAGAAAACAAGGAAGAGTTGTACGCAGTGCTGCAGGAAGAGCTACGCAAAAGTGGCATCAAATAtcggaaagaaaaaacctcCAAAGCGTGTAAT GATAAAACAAAGTGCAAACGCATATTCAAAATACCGCTGCATGCACTGGAACTGACCGATGTGATGCTAGCCAGCGGTGGAATGGTACAGATTCCTCTGTTCGTATCGAACGCTTGTCAGTTTATCCTGGAAAATGTGGACACGGAAGGATTGTTTCGGAAGGCTGGTTCAACCAAGCGTCAGCAACAGATTAAG GCAGGATTAGAGTCGGGCGTTCCGTTGGGCAAATCACATCACGTCATTGACGTCGCCAACATCATAAAAACATTCTTCCGGGATCTGCCCGAACCGTTGCTACCGTCCGGCAATGTGCAGGAAGCACTGATCCGATGTCTGCTCGGTGGCAGCGACGATAAGGTGCACAAGCTGATGATGACCTGCCTGCTGTTGCCACCGATAACGCTAAACACGCTCGCATACTTTATGCAGTTTTTGCAAACCGTTTCAAAGCACGCCGAAAAAAACAGGATGACGGCGGAAAACTTGGCCATCATACTGACGCCGAGCATCATGCCTACGGCGGAACTGGTCCAGCAGCGGTTCAACAGTCATGTAAAGGTGTTGCAGCTGCTGATCGAAAATTCGCAACAGATTGGCCTGATCCCGGACGCCATTCTGTACCAGCTGAAGGACGAAGGTGGCGGCATCAATCTAAGCACGGCCACGAACGGTGTGAAtgataaaaagaagaaaaagcggCGCAGTGGTTCGTTGACGCGGATGTTTAATGGGTTTAAGAAGATGGTCAGTGCGATTGGATCGTCGGAAAATCTGGACAAAACCGATGAAAAGGGTGAGAACGATCAGACGCTGGTAGTCGGCACGCCTTGTCTGAGCAAATCGGCCAAGAAACGGAAGGTAACAGAGGGAATTGCATTCAGCGCTAAGAAAAA GAAGGAGGTAACGTCCCTATTGCCGGACAACCATGATCTTCTACCCTGCACGCCTCTTGTTATTAA GGAACCGAAAAAGAGCCGCCTTAGCCTCGGCGGAAGTAAAAAGCCCAGCAAAGTGGTGCAACGCTTACTACCGACCGGTTCAATACCTTCCATTGCCGAGGGCAAACCAATGGAACGACGCTGGAGCGTGGTCGGTGCACCGTGGGGACGTAAAAAACAGAACCGCAACAAACACCCGGACtcggaaagcaacaaaacggaCCCGAAGGTGGAAGAGGAATTCGAAACAGAACCGGCGGGCAATTCGCTTCTCCTAACAGCAGGAGGTCGTATGTCACCAGTAGTGTCCATGCCCTGTCTCGTCAGTGCCGAGGGTTTGTCTAGCACGGTCGACAAAATCGATGCCGATGAAACCGATGGCGGCGGCGATGATTTCCTTAAAATTCGACGCAGCGAATATGAAGCGATCAAGAAGCGAATGTCCGACATAGAGTCGAAGCTGTCGAAAGAGTTTACCGCGCTGGTCGGGCGCGACGATGTGCTGCTGGACAACGTGGAGGACAAGTATCGGCAAACGTTGGAACAGACGGAACCGATCGAAGCAACGTGCGCCACAACGGATCAGCTCGCGAAGCGGCTTAGCCGTGAGCTGAAGATTCGACAAAGCGGTGAACACAAGGTGATCCGATCGCCGAGTGCCAGGAAAATTGGTACCATTCGTCGCCGGAGCCGAGAAGCTGTACGGTTATCGCGCAACCAGTCCTGGCACGTGGGTAATGGTGCACGAGATTTGCCTGCCGCGCCGGTTACGACGGGCACGGTCGATCTATCCTTCTATCCCAAGGCTGGAGTTTTGAAACGCGGTCGGCCAAACACGGTACAGAGTGGTTTGAAAGCTCCAGACCCGACATCGACGTTACCGATGAGCGGTGCGACAGTTGCGATGGCAACGGTAAAGCAAGCCTCGAAACCACCGTCTCCATGCGCCGCGGCGACGAGTGCAGGCGGAGGAAACTTCACCGACGAGGAAAAGGAAGAACAGTGGGTAAACGCGGAAAGCTACTTTGAAACGCACAACGTCACCGACGAAAACGCATCGAGCGTAATGGACTCGACGTCCGAATTCCTAACCCCGTGTAAGGTGCTTATGGAAGATTACTTTAAAACACCGGATAAAACTTCTCGCCGAGCATCGTTACGGTCGGCTTCGAAacagcagccacagcagccGGGCAGCGCCTTCTGCACCCCCAACCAGCTAGTGTCGAGAATCGACGTTAACATCCAGGGAGCTGCTAAAACGCCCATGCTACCACCGGTAGTGCCACCGCGTCTGAAAACACCCGCCCGAACACCGAAACTGCCACCGCGCACCCCGAGCAGCCTGCTCAAATCACACATTACCCCGCTGCAGGAGGCCCAGAGTGGGCGCGCATCGATCGCACGCATCCGCAGCCAAAACGCGGGCATGGTAATGGCGAAGGCAAAGCTGTTCGATGGTCTCGTCACGAACGCTGGCCTCGATGTACCGTCCGCCGGTGGAGCGTCCTCCAAACGCACACCGATCTCGAACCGTCGCCAGAGCACCAAGTTTCGTACGACAGCaattacagcagcagcaccaccatcggCCGACACAGAAACTGCCGTTCACATTCGCCAGATACAGAAACTGCGATCTTCCTCGGCACACTACCACGGAAGCGTGCGCAGCCCAAGGAAATCGACCCCGCGCAAGCGTACCTTCACGAAATCGGCCCACGGTGGAGGAATAAATCGACGCGAAAAGCTTCGCCAGGCAACGAAGGGAGGCTCGGCCGTGTCGTCGGCGGTGGGCATACCCTCCAAAGCACTGCTCAACTCCCCCCGAACCATCCGTCGGCTGCAGGAGAACGTGCAAGAGCATCTGGCTGCGGCGAACGTGAATGTCGTCTGTCTTTCCCCGAACGTGAAGGACATGAACAGCGGCAATCGATCGGTAACGACAACGCCCCACATCCGCAAACAGTTGCTGCGGAGCTCGCCGAGGCGCATCCTTGCTGCGACACCTGGGCGAAACAATCGGATGTTGCCGcacggcggtggtggtgatcgaTATCAAACACCGCTGAAAGCTACTCCCTTGTCGCGCTTTGCCATCTGTACCGCGCCCGGATTCGAGAACAGTCCCGAACGAACGTCCCACCCACGGGCGGCCAATGTTCGTTAG
- the LOC118508287 gene encoding thioredoxin domain-containing protein 17-like — MVHKHHVAGYDAFVAFMKDFNGNGGAINILFSGAKLANGESWCGDCVEAAPFIETAVNTSAPENSHFIYVDVGDRPTWKDMNNPFRKDTNTHLSVIPTLIRWKNPQRLEGEQCAKADLLELFFSEDD, encoded by the exons ATGGTGCATAAACATCATGTCGCTGGATACGATGCATTCGTTGCATTCATGAAAGACTTCAACGGAAACGGAGGCGCGATCAATATCCTTTTCTCCGGCGCCAAACTTGCCAACGGTGAGAGCTGGTGTGGAGACTGCGTGGAAG CCGCTCCGTTCATCGAAACGGCAGTCAACACGAGCGCACCGGAAAATTCGCACTTCATCTACGTCGATGTAGGCGATCGACCGAC GTGGAAAGATATGAACAATCCGTTCCGCAAGGATACCAACACACATCTTTCCGTCATTCCTACGCTGATACGATGGAAGAATCCGCAGCGTCTCGAGGGCGAGCAGTGTGCCAAAGCTGATCTGCTGGAACTATTCTTTTCGGAAGATGATTAA
- the LOC118508285 gene encoding E3 ubiquitin-protein ligase HRD1, with amino-acid sequence MRTLGLSVISMLLTGLVIGNAYYQKKQFYPSVVYITKSNPSMAVIYIQSLVLVLMLGKLMKKIFLGTLRAAEFEHLMERFWYALTETCLAFTVFRDDFNPKFVALFTVLLFLKSFHWLAEDRVDYMERSPVIGWLFHVRVAGLLLCLGLFDYELISYAYQSTIAKGVTVQLVFGFEYAILMTMVINTAIKYIFHAAELRSDTPWENKAVFLLYTELIIGFTRVVLYVVFVILMVKIFTLPMFAFRPMYYTMRNFKKALNDVILSRRAIRNMNTLYPDATPEELQMSDNICIICREDMVSSSKKLPCGHIFHTACLRSWFQRQQTCPTCRLNILRTPITAATAPANPVPNNNGNDANAGAGGAAGNDTSRPTMAAATGGAGGVGGVSGSGGVVSSGATLPNGLTATGTSALPLFPPAPMLLPPFPFVGMPPYSMPLPPVPPALDTLSDEEVRAMEGSERRHIEERIKHLQNIRTLLDASVALMNQYAAITARLPPEAVAHLQQQPTQPTVSMVNPANATGSSSSTTSTDITTSPAATLATATVTEPARMVAEGAASSVAPESSSNKPSSSKVSDSEANRVSSSSSSSSAAVLSQPKLEDLGPLSSDEDDPGTAKHRKEPLPSDSKVLLITPDQMQEAAAAATTSARLAENGVGGALKRPESAAMSELRRRRLEKFATTSTADGSQQEQQQQQQQ; translated from the exons ATGCGTACTCTCGGGCTGTCCGTGATCAGCATGCTGCTGACCGGGCTGGTAATTGGCAATGCGTACTACCAGAAGAAACAGTTCTACCCGTCCGTTGTGTACATCACGAAATCGAACCCGAGCATGGCT GTCATATACATACAGTCGCTCGTGCTGGTGTTGATGTTGGGCAAGCTGATGAAGAAAATCTTCCTCGGCACGCTACGTGCGGCCGAGTTCGAGCATCTGATGGAGCGGTTCTGGTACGCGCTGACGGAAACCTGCCTGGCGTTTACCGTGTTTCGGGACGATTTCAATCCAAAGTTTGTGGCACTGTTTACGGTGCTGCTGTTTCTGAAATCCTTCCACTGGCTGGCGGAAGACCGCGTCGATTAT ATGGAACGCAGCCCCGTAATTGGATGGTTGTTCCACGTGCGGGTAGCCGGGCTTCTGCTCTGTTTGGGTCTGTTCGATTACGAGCTAATATCGTACGCCTACCAGTCCACCATTGCCAAGGGCGTGACGGTGCAGCTTGTGTTCGGGTTCGAGTACGCGATCCTAATGACGATGGTCATTAACACGGCCATAAAGTACATCTTCCACGCAGCCGAACTACGCTCCGACACGCCGTGGGAGAACAAGGCAGTGTTTCTGCTGTACACCGAACTCATCATTGGCTTCACGCGTGTCGTACTGTACGTGGTGTTTGTTATTTTGATGGTCAAAATATTCACCCTGCCAATGTTTGCCTTCCGGCCGATGTACTACACAATGCG AAACTTTAAGAAGGCTTTGAACGACGTAATTCTCTCGAGGCGCGCTATCCGCAACATGAACACGCTCTACCCGGACGCAACGCCCGAGGAGCTGCAAATGTCCGACAACATTTGCATCATCTGTCGCGAGGACATGGTGAGCAGCTCGAAGAAGTTGCCGTGTGGTCACATTTTCCACACGGCCTGCCTGCGCTCCTGGTTCCAGCGGCAGCAGACGTGCCCGACCTGCCGGCTGAACATTCTGCGCACACCGATCACAGCGGCCACCGCTCCCGCCAATCCGGTGCCAAACAACAATGGAAACGATGCGAATGCTGGCGCTGGTGGTGCCGCCGGTAACGACACAAGCCGACCGACCATGGCGGCCGCGACTGGTGGTGcgggtggtgttggtggtgttagcggcagtggtggtgttgtgtcATCCGGAGCCACGTTGCCTAATG GACTTACAGCGACAGGAACGAGTGCGCTTCCGCTGTTCCCACCGGCACCGATGCTTCTGCCCCCGTTTCCGTTTGTCGGTATGCCGCCGTACTCGATGCCCTTGCCACCGGTACCTCCCGCGCTGGACACCCTCTCGGACGAGGAGGTGCGTGCGATGGAAGGCAGCGAAAGGCGCCACATCGAGGAGCGTATCAAGCATCTGCAGAACATACGCACCCTGCTCGATGCGTCCGTCGCACTGATGAACCAGTACGCAGCCATAACGGCCCGCCTACCACCGGAAGCGGTGgcccatttgcagcagcaaccaacGCAACCAACCGTCTCGATGGTCAATCCTGCTAATGCTActggcagcagtagcagtaccACGAGCACTGATATCACGACATCACCGGCAGCAACATTGGCCACCGCCACGGTAACGGAACCAGCCAGGATGGTTGCGGAGGGCGCCGCAAGCAGTGTGGCACCCGAAAGCAGCAGTAATAAACCTAGCAGTAGTAAGGTTAGTGATAGTGAAGCCAATAGagtaagcagcagcagcagcagcagtagtgcgGCGGTGTTGAGTCAACCGAAGCTAGAAGATCTCGGACCGCTCAGCAGCGATGAGGACGATCCAGGGACGGCGAAGCACAGGAAGGAACCATTGCCGAGCGATAGCAAGGTTTTGCTGATCACGCCCGATCAGATGCAGGAAGCAGCGGCAGCCGCTACCACTTCCGCAAGGCTGGCCGAGAACGGGGTAGGCGGCGCACTGAAGCGGCCCGAAAGTGCCGCCATGAGCGAGCTGCGTCGTCGGCGTTTAGAGAAGTTTGCCACCACGAGCACCGCGGACGGCAgtcagcaggagcagcagcagcagcagcagcagtag